The following are encoded together in the Pygocentrus nattereri isolate fPygNat1 chromosome 3, fPygNat1.pri, whole genome shotgun sequence genome:
- the cmtm8b gene encoding CKLF-like MARVEL transmembrane domain-containing protein 8b, producing the protein MEEDPEASTEDRTNRTSKRSSLDNGSLSHSTLAYDKKFVCSLPGMLMFAETVCGLLVWTLLAGTEYLHVPALGWVMFVSVVCWVLTVCLFLLYLTTAHTKIPQIPWTVLGLCFNSSAAVLYVTAAVINAASVTHATRGRYYYISWIASTVFAFLVVLCYAANAFVSYKSWRSKSDDS; encoded by the exons ATGGAGGAAGACCCGGAGGCCAGCACAGAGGACAGAACGAATAGGACGAGTAAAAGGTCGAGTTTGGACAATGGAAGCCTGTCCCACTCTACACTGGCTTATGACAAGAAATTTGTGTGCTCTCTGCCAGGCATGCTTATGTTTGCAGAAACA GTGTGTGGGTTGCTGGTGTGGACTCTTCTGGCTGGGACAGAGTATTTGCATGTACCAGCACTGGGCTGGGTGATGTTTGTATCTGTGGTCTGCTGGGTGctgactgtctgtctcttcCTACTCTATCTGACCACAGCGCACACCAAGATACCACAGATTCCCTGGACAGTGCTT GGTTTGTGCTtcaacagcagtgctgctgttctTTACGTGACTGCTGCAGTGATTAATGCTGCTTCTGTGACTCATGCCACTAGGGGGCGCTATTACTACATCAGCTGGATTGCTTCCACG gtatTTGCCTTCTTGGTTGTGCTTTGTTATGCAGCAAATGCATTTGTGAGCTACAAATCTTGGAGATCAAAAAGTGATGATTCCTGA